Proteins encoded in a region of the Thunnus maccoyii chromosome 4, fThuMac1.1, whole genome shotgun sequence genome:
- the LOC121895132 gene encoding cell surface glycoprotein CD200 receptor 1-B-like isoform X3 — MREMMWIFAVIIFSVCETWGLDTVVRNASFNLGSDVNLTCSNEPRSEVIYVLWKIDLKHKECHIAYTNDGQSTDSCNDGKSLRNTPTALYLHIPNFSNDDVGVYQCETVYTGGADAHIINMDITAPPSISAWLEWKGNKTVAVCKAERGKPAASISWSHLENSSSLKTWSGSDGFFTVESHLELPENMDPKTLSCTVRHPYWEEEKTLVPKLTAGVAGR; from the exons ATGAGGGAGATGATGTGGATTTTTGCTGTGATTATCTTCTCGGTGTGTGAAACATGGGGTCTGGACACAG TTGTCAGAAATGCATCTTTCAATCTGGGGAGTGATGTTAACCTGACATGCAGCAATGAACCGAGGAGTGAGGTGATTTATGTACTCtggaaaatagacttgaaacACAAAGAGTGCCATATCGCCTACACCAATGATGGCCAAAGTACAGACTCCTGCAACGATGGCAAATCTCTCCGAAATACACCCACAGCTCTATACCTGCATATCCCAAACTTCTCAAATGATGATGTTGGGGTCTACCAGTGTGAGACAGTTTATACAGGAGGAGCTGACGCTCATATAATCAACATGGATATCACAG CTCCTCCCAGTATATCAGCCTGGTTAGAGTGGAAGGGCAATAAGACGGTGGCTGTGTGCAAAGCTGAAAGAGGAAAACCTGCTGCCAGCATCAGCTGGAGCCATCTAGAAAATTCATCATCTTTGAAAACCTGGTCTGGCTCAGATGGATTCTTTACAGTAGAAAGCCACCTGGAACTCCCTGAGAACATGGATCCAAAAACCCTGAGCTGCACAGTCAGACACCCGTACTGGGAAGAGGAGAAAACTTTGGTACCAAAGCTCACAGCAG GTGTTGCAGGCAGGTAG
- the LOC121895132 gene encoding cell surface glycoprotein CD200 receptor 1-B-like isoform X1, whose product MREMMWIFAVIIFSVCETWGLDTVVRNASFNLGSDVNLTCSNEPRSEVIYVLWKIDLKHKECHIAYTNDGQSTDSCNDGKSLRNTPTALYLHIPNFSNDDVGVYQCETVYTGGADAHIINMDITAPPSISAWLEWKGNKTVAVCKAERGKPAASISWSHLENSSSLKTWSGSDGFFTVESHLELPENMDPKTLSCTVRHPYWEEEKTLVPKLTAATRPHFTMMSICIVVIIIAVLAVILFFAKKKLRCCGVAGR is encoded by the exons ATGAGGGAGATGATGTGGATTTTTGCTGTGATTATCTTCTCGGTGTGTGAAACATGGGGTCTGGACACAG TTGTCAGAAATGCATCTTTCAATCTGGGGAGTGATGTTAACCTGACATGCAGCAATGAACCGAGGAGTGAGGTGATTTATGTACTCtggaaaatagacttgaaacACAAAGAGTGCCATATCGCCTACACCAATGATGGCCAAAGTACAGACTCCTGCAACGATGGCAAATCTCTCCGAAATACACCCACAGCTCTATACCTGCATATCCCAAACTTCTCAAATGATGATGTTGGGGTCTACCAGTGTGAGACAGTTTATACAGGAGGAGCTGACGCTCATATAATCAACATGGATATCACAG CTCCTCCCAGTATATCAGCCTGGTTAGAGTGGAAGGGCAATAAGACGGTGGCTGTGTGCAAAGCTGAAAGAGGAAAACCTGCTGCCAGCATCAGCTGGAGCCATCTAGAAAATTCATCATCTTTGAAAACCTGGTCTGGCTCAGATGGATTCTTTACAGTAGAAAGCCACCTGGAACTCCCTGAGAACATGGATCCAAAAACCCTGAGCTGCACAGTCAGACACCCGTACTGGGAAGAGGAGAAAACTTTGGTACCAAAGCTCACAGCAG cTACACGTCCTCATTTTACTATGATGTCCATCTGTATAGTTGTGATAATCATTGCAGTTTTGGCTGTAATCTTATTCTTTGCAAAAAAGAAACTAAGATGCTGTG GTGTTGCAGGCAGGTAG
- the LOC121895133 gene encoding cell surface glycoprotein CD200 receptor 1-B-like, giving the protein MREMMWIFAVIIFSVCETWGLDTVVRNASFYLGNDVNLTCSNELRSELMFVLWKIDLKHKECSIALSNDGQSTDSCNDGKSLQNTSTALYLHIPNFSNDDVGVYRCETIYTGGVDVHMINVEITAPPSISAWLEWKGNKTVAVCKAERGKPAASISWSHLENSSSLKTWSGSDGFFTVESHLELPENMDPKNLSCTVRYPYWEEEKTLVPKFTAATCLHFTMMCIRIVVIIVAVLAGILFFAKKKLRCCGVAGR; this is encoded by the exons ATGAGGGAGATGATGTGGATTTTTGCTGTGATTATCTTCTCGGTGTGTGAAACATGGGGTCTGGACACAG ttgttaGAAATGCATCTTTCTATCTGGGGAATGATGTTAACCTGACATGCAGCAATGAACTGAGGAGTGAGTTGATGTTTGTACTCtggaaaatagacttgaaacACAAAGAGTGCAGTATCGCCCTCAGCAATGATGGCCAAAGTACAGACTCCTGCAACGATGGCAAATCTCTCCAAAATACATCCACAGCTCTATACCTGCACATCCCAAACTTCTCAAATGATGATGTTGGGGTCTACCGATGTGAGACAATTTATACAGGAGGAGTTGACGTTCATATGATCAACGTGGAAATCACAG CTCCTCCCAGTATATCAGCCTGGTTAGAGTGGAAGGGCAATAAGACGGTGGCTGTGTGCAAAGCTGAAAGAGGAAAACCTGCTGCCAGCATCAGCTGGAGCCATCTAGAAAATTCATCATCTTTGAAAACCTGGTCTGGCTCAGATGGATTCTTTACAGTAGAAAGCCACCTGGAACTCCCTGAAAACATGGATCCAAAAAACCTGAGCTGCACAGTCAGATACCCGTACTGGGAAGAGGAGAAAACTTTGGTACCAAAGTTCACAGCAG cTACATGTCTTCATTTTACTATGATGTGCATCCGTATAGTTGTGATAATTGTTGCAGTTTTGGCTGGAATCTTATTCTTTGCAAAAAAGAAACTAAGATGCTGTG GTGTTGCAGGCAGGTAG
- the LOC121895132 gene encoding cell surface glycoprotein CD200 receptor 1-B-like isoform X2 — translation MMKKKKKKKKKSLPSTQGIVRNASFNLGSDVNLTCSNEPRSEVIYVLWKIDLKHKECHIAYTNDGQSTDSCNDGKSLRNTPTALYLHIPNFSNDDVGVYQCETVYTGGADAHIINMDITAPPSISAWLEWKGNKTVAVCKAERGKPAASISWSHLENSSSLKTWSGSDGFFTVESHLELPENMDPKTLSCTVRHPYWEEEKTLVPKLTAATRPHFTMMSICIVVIIIAVLAVILFFAKKKLRCCGVAGR, via the exons atgatgaagaagaagaagaaaaagaagaagaagagcttaCCGTCCACTCAAGGGA TTGTCAGAAATGCATCTTTCAATCTGGGGAGTGATGTTAACCTGACATGCAGCAATGAACCGAGGAGTGAGGTGATTTATGTACTCtggaaaatagacttgaaacACAAAGAGTGCCATATCGCCTACACCAATGATGGCCAAAGTACAGACTCCTGCAACGATGGCAAATCTCTCCGAAATACACCCACAGCTCTATACCTGCATATCCCAAACTTCTCAAATGATGATGTTGGGGTCTACCAGTGTGAGACAGTTTATACAGGAGGAGCTGACGCTCATATAATCAACATGGATATCACAG CTCCTCCCAGTATATCAGCCTGGTTAGAGTGGAAGGGCAATAAGACGGTGGCTGTGTGCAAAGCTGAAAGAGGAAAACCTGCTGCCAGCATCAGCTGGAGCCATCTAGAAAATTCATCATCTTTGAAAACCTGGTCTGGCTCAGATGGATTCTTTACAGTAGAAAGCCACCTGGAACTCCCTGAGAACATGGATCCAAAAACCCTGAGCTGCACAGTCAGACACCCGTACTGGGAAGAGGAGAAAACTTTGGTACCAAAGCTCACAGCAG cTACACGTCCTCATTTTACTATGATGTCCATCTGTATAGTTGTGATAATCATTGCAGTTTTGGCTGTAATCTTATTCTTTGCAAAAAAGAAACTAAGATGCTGTG GTGTTGCAGGCAGGTAG